From Actinomyces sp. oral taxon 171 str. F0337, one genomic window encodes:
- the iolD gene encoding 3D-(3,5/4)-trihydroxycyclohexane-1,2-dione acylhydrolase (decyclizing) gives MSNEAYAGTIRLTVAQATIRFLSNQYSERDGVEQRLIAGAFGIFGHGNVAGIGQALLQNEIARADGEQEMPYIMPRNEQGQVHAAAAFAKTTNRLQTYMCTASIGPGSLNMVTGAALATTNRLPVLLLPSDQFATRVPDPVLQQLEDPTSLDVSVNDAFRPVSRFFDRINRPEQLIPSLLNAMRVLTDPAETGAVTIAMPQDVQAEVFDWPVELFRKRVWHVRRPVPEPAALERAVALIKAAKRPLIIAGGGTIYAGASEELRALATATGIPVGDTQAGKGAINFDHPSAVGGVGSTGCDSGNHIADKADLIIGVGTRYSDFTTASKTQFKNPNVTFVNINVTPFDAAKESAEMVVADAREALAALREALADYRVETAYSEEITAEKEAWLKATERCYHLDHGPLPAQTEVFGALNELMGEEDVVINAAGSMPGDLQALWQARSPLQYHVEYAFSCMGYEVPAAMGVKLARPEVEVVSIVGDGTYQMLPMELATVVQENIKVIYVLLQNYGFCSIGALSESRGSQRFGTKYRRRGEGSHLADEQVIDGVDIAANARSWGLDVLEVHTIAEFKEAYRKAEASDRPTMIHIETDLYGPNPPGSSWWDVPVSGVSELESTQRAYEEYLRDRKPQRHYL, from the coding sequence ATGAGTAACGAAGCCTACGCCGGCACGATCCGCCTGACGGTCGCCCAGGCCACCATCCGTTTCCTGTCCAACCAGTACTCCGAGCGCGACGGCGTCGAGCAGCGCCTCATCGCCGGCGCCTTCGGGATCTTCGGCCACGGCAACGTGGCCGGCATCGGTCAGGCCCTCCTGCAGAACGAGATCGCCCGCGCCGACGGCGAGCAGGAGATGCCCTACATCATGCCCCGCAACGAGCAGGGGCAGGTGCACGCGGCCGCTGCCTTCGCCAAGACCACCAACCGCCTCCAGACCTACATGTGCACGGCCTCCATCGGTCCGGGGTCCCTCAACATGGTCACCGGGGCCGCCCTGGCCACCACCAACCGCCTGCCGGTGCTGCTGCTCCCCTCCGACCAGTTCGCCACCCGCGTCCCCGACCCCGTGCTCCAGCAGCTGGAGGACCCCACCAGCCTGGACGTCTCGGTCAATGACGCCTTCCGGCCCGTCTCGCGCTTCTTCGACCGCATCAACCGGCCCGAGCAGCTCATCCCCTCGCTGCTGAACGCCATGCGCGTGCTCACCGACCCGGCCGAGACCGGCGCGGTCACCATCGCCATGCCTCAGGACGTCCAGGCCGAGGTCTTCGACTGGCCCGTGGAGCTGTTCCGCAAGCGCGTGTGGCACGTGCGCCGCCCGGTGCCCGAGCCCGCCGCCCTGGAGCGCGCCGTCGCCCTCATCAAGGCCGCCAAGCGCCCCCTCATCATCGCCGGCGGAGGCACCATCTACGCCGGTGCCAGCGAGGAGCTGCGCGCCCTGGCCACCGCCACCGGCATCCCGGTGGGCGACACCCAGGCCGGCAAGGGCGCCATCAACTTCGACCACCCCAGCGCCGTGGGCGGCGTGGGCTCCACCGGATGCGACTCCGGCAACCACATCGCTGACAAGGCCGACCTCATCATCGGCGTGGGCACCCGCTACTCCGACTTCACCACGGCCTCCAAGACCCAGTTCAAGAACCCCAACGTGACGTTCGTGAACATCAACGTCACCCCCTTCGACGCCGCCAAGGAGAGCGCGGAGATGGTGGTGGCCGACGCCCGCGAGGCCCTGGCGGCCCTGAGGGAGGCGCTCGCGGACTACCGTGTCGAGACGGCCTACTCCGAGGAGATCACCGCGGAGAAGGAGGCCTGGCTCAAGGCCACCGAGCGCTGCTACCACCTGGACCACGGGCCCCTGCCCGCCCAGACCGAGGTCTTCGGCGCCCTCAACGAGCTCATGGGGGAGGAGGACGTGGTCATCAACGCCGCCGGCTCCATGCCCGGTGACCTCCAGGCCCTGTGGCAGGCCCGCAGCCCGCTGCAGTACCACGTGGAGTACGCCTTCTCCTGCATGGGCTACGAGGTGCCCGCCGCCATGGGCGTCAAGCTCGCCCGCCCCGAGGTCGAGGTGGTCTCCATCGTGGGTGACGGCACCTACCAGATGCTCCCCATGGAGCTGGCCACCGTGGTCCAGGAGAACATCAAGGTCATCTACGTCCTGCTGCAGAACTACGGCTTCTGCTCCATCGGCGCCCTCTCGGAGTCCCGCGGGTCCCAGCGCTTCGGCACCAAGTACCGCCGGCGCGGCGAGGGCAGCCACCTGGCCGACGAGCAGGTCATCGACGGCGTCGACATCGCCGCCAACGCCCGCTCCTGGGGTCTGGACGTCCTCGAGGTCCACACCATCGCGGAGTTCAAGGAGGCCTACCGCAAGGCCGAGGCCTCCGACCGTCCCACGATGATCCACATCGAGACCGACCTCTACGGCCCCAACCCTCCCGGGTCGAGCTGGTGGGACGTCCCGGTCTCGGGCGTCTCCGAGCTGGAGTCCACGCAGCGCGCCTACGAGGAGTACCTGCGTGACCGCAAGCCTCAACGTCACTACCTGTAA
- the iolB gene encoding 5-deoxy-glucuronate isomerase — MGHTDRTAQPETSSQSRYVIRAGELAHDSYELDLTPERAGWEWSSLRVVALAPGGSLTVPAGEHEYLVLPLSGGCGVQAGGERFEVAGRESVFTDITDYVYVPRRTEVTLTSADGARIALPGSKATTDKPLRYCPRSEVGTGLRGAGPSSRQVNNYALGNDVETSHLLACEVLTPGGNWSSYPPHKHDEHTEVERVLEEIYYYQVRAGEGDAEGFALQRIYPSPGHDIDVCTEVRDGDVVVMPYGYHGPSVAAPGYDLYYLNVMAGPAEDSVWLMTDDPHHTWVRQTWEGQEVDPRLPMTPMND; from the coding sequence ATGGGCCACACCGACCGCACCGCCCAGCCCGAGACGTCGAGTCAGTCCCGCTACGTCATCCGCGCCGGCGAGCTCGCCCACGACAGCTACGAGCTGGACCTCACCCCTGAGCGGGCCGGTTGGGAGTGGTCCTCCCTGCGCGTGGTGGCGCTCGCCCCCGGTGGGAGCCTGACCGTGCCCGCCGGCGAGCACGAGTACCTCGTCCTGCCGCTGTCGGGGGGCTGCGGCGTCCAGGCCGGCGGTGAGCGCTTCGAGGTCGCCGGCCGCGAGTCGGTCTTCACCGACATCACCGACTACGTCTACGTCCCCCGCCGCACTGAGGTGACCCTCACCAGCGCAGACGGCGCCCGCATCGCCCTGCCCGGCTCCAAGGCCACCACCGACAAGCCGCTGCGCTACTGCCCGCGCTCCGAGGTCGGCACCGGCCTGCGCGGGGCCGGCCCCTCCTCGCGCCAGGTCAACAACTACGCCCTGGGCAACGACGTCGAGACCTCCCACCTGCTGGCCTGCGAGGTCCTGACCCCCGGGGGCAACTGGTCCTCCTACCCGCCCCACAAGCACGACGAGCACACCGAGGTCGAGCGGGTCCTGGAGGAGATCTACTACTACCAGGTCCGCGCCGGCGAGGGTGACGCCGAGGGCTTCGCGCTCCAGCGCATCTACCCCTCGCCCGGCCACGACATCGACGTGTGCACCGAGGTGCGCGACGGTGACGTCGTCGTCATGCCCTACGGCTACCACGGCCCCTCCGTGGCCGCCCCCGGCTACGACCTCTACTACCTCAACGTCATGGCCGGCCCCGCCGAGGACTCCGTGTGGCTCATGACCGACGACCCCCACCACACCTGGGTGCGCCAGACCTGGGAAGGGCAGGAGGTCGACCCGCGCCTGCCCATGACCCCCATGAACGACTAG
- the iolC gene encoding 5-dehydro-2-deoxygluconokinase, with amino-acid sequence MTTATTATTKATESVAPEGPPPGAGGADRLDVLTIGRCGIDIYPLQVGVGLEDVESFGKFLGGSPTNVAVAAARYGHRSAVVTGVGNDPFGRFVHTEMRRLGVDDRHVVTKAAYNTPVTFCEIFPPDDFPLYFYREPSAPDLELTWDDLPLESIRDASIFWISVTGLSKEPSRSAHHAALGTRDRRRFTIADLDYRPMFWKDKETAHREVSRILPKVTVAIGNREECEVAVGERDPERAADALLEAGVELAIVKQGLEGTLAKTRTERVEMPVTSVDTKNGLGAGDAFGGAICHGLLSGWSLEKTIFAASTAGAIVSSRLECSTAMPTEPELLELMRACRDEVAPGLTDL; translated from the coding sequence GTGACGACAGCGACGACGGCAACGACCAAGGCAACTGAGTCGGTCGCGCCCGAGGGTCCGCCCCCAGGCGCCGGAGGCGCTGATCGGCTCGACGTGCTCACCATCGGGCGCTGCGGCATTGACATCTATCCCCTCCAGGTCGGCGTCGGGCTGGAGGACGTGGAGAGCTTCGGCAAGTTCCTGGGCGGAAGCCCCACCAATGTGGCGGTGGCCGCCGCCCGCTACGGGCACCGCTCCGCCGTCGTCACCGGCGTTGGCAACGACCCCTTCGGGCGCTTCGTGCACACCGAGATGCGCCGCCTGGGCGTCGACGACCGCCACGTCGTCACCAAGGCCGCCTACAACACCCCGGTCACCTTCTGCGAGATCTTCCCGCCGGATGACTTCCCCCTCTACTTCTACCGCGAGCCATCGGCCCCCGATCTGGAGCTGACCTGGGACGACCTGCCGCTGGAGTCCATCCGCGACGCCTCCATCTTCTGGATCTCGGTGACCGGGCTGAGCAAGGAGCCCTCGCGCTCGGCCCACCACGCGGCCCTGGGCACCCGCGACCGGCGGCGCTTCACGATCGCCGACCTCGACTACCGTCCCATGTTCTGGAAGGACAAGGAGACGGCCCACCGGGAGGTCTCCAGGATCCTGCCCAAGGTCACCGTCGCCATCGGCAACCGGGAGGAGTGCGAGGTCGCCGTCGGCGAGCGCGACCCCGAGCGGGCGGCCGACGCCCTCCTGGAGGCCGGCGTCGAGCTGGCCATCGTCAAGCAGGGGCTGGAGGGGACGCTGGCCAAGACCCGCACCGAGCGGGTGGAGATGCCCGTGACCTCAGTGGACACGAAGAACGGCCTGGGTGCCGGGGACGCCTTCGGCGGGGCCATCTGCCACGGTCTGCTGTCGGGATGGTCCCTGGAGAAGACCATCTTCGCCGCCTCCACCGCGGGGGCGATCGTCTCGTCCCGACTGGAGTGCTCCACCGCCATGCCCACCGAGCCCGAGCTGCTCGAGCTCATGCGCGCCTGCCGCGACGAGGTCGCCCCGGGGCTGACGGACCTGTGA
- a CDS encoding sugar phosphate isomerase/epimerase family protein, translating to MSKAVNTNDPKYSKLTIGVCPDQWGVWFPEDPRQMDPRQAWEEMAEAGFEVIETGPFGYFPTAPKELQKWCDEFGMRVVAGTGWGVLHKQEAWETTLKTFRAIAETHAAVGAEYIVHLPPLYRDDKTWEWTDDRVLSDDAWKLYVEHANALGQMLLDEYGLKMVLHPHGDSHIETPEEIARIFDATDPTYVNLCLDSGHVVYGGGDPVELCRKYPERITYVHIKAFDEGITREAHEKDWPFGEAVTKGASVCPPAGLPEMHEFVDALAALDKPIYAICEQDCYPCEPSFPKQNAINMRTYVAECGLGLA from the coding sequence ATGTCCAAAGCCGTCAACACCAACGATCCCAAGTACTCCAAACTCACCATCGGTGTCTGCCCCGACCAGTGGGGCGTCTGGTTCCCCGAGGACCCCAGGCAGATGGACCCCCGTCAGGCCTGGGAGGAGATGGCCGAGGCCGGCTTCGAGGTCATCGAGACCGGCCCCTTCGGCTACTTCCCGACCGCCCCCAAGGAGCTCCAGAAGTGGTGCGACGAGTTCGGCATGAGGGTGGTGGCCGGTACCGGCTGGGGCGTCCTGCACAAGCAGGAGGCCTGGGAGACCACCCTCAAGACCTTCCGCGCCATCGCCGAGACCCACGCCGCCGTCGGCGCCGAGTACATCGTCCACCTGCCCCCGCTCTACCGCGATGACAAGACCTGGGAGTGGACCGACGACCGCGTCCTGTCCGACGACGCCTGGAAGCTCTACGTCGAGCACGCCAACGCCCTGGGGCAGATGCTCCTGGATGAGTACGGCCTCAAGATGGTCCTCCACCCCCACGGCGACTCTCACATCGAGACTCCCGAGGAGATCGCCCGCATCTTCGACGCCACCGACCCCACCTACGTCAACCTGTGCCTGGACTCCGGGCACGTCGTCTACGGAGGCGGCGACCCCGTCGAGCTGTGCCGGAAGTACCCCGAGCGCATCACCTACGTCCACATCAAGGCCTTCGACGAGGGCATCACCCGAGAGGCCCATGAGAAGGACTGGCCCTTCGGTGAGGCCGTCACCAAGGGCGCCTCAGTCTGCCCGCCCGCCGGCCTGCCCGAGATGCACGAGTTCGTCGACGCCCTGGCCGCCCTGGACAAGCCGATCTACGCGATCTGCGAGCAGGACTGCTACCCCTGCGAGCCCTCCTTCCCCAAGCAGAACGCCATCAACATGCGCACGTACGTGGCCGAGTGCGGCCTGGGACTGGCCTGA
- a CDS encoding deoxyribose-phosphate aldolase, with amino-acid sequence MSASPTPAASASGPRPLTDAVTEIRATDPGRIGRALAQRPRADLAGAGRLMVIACDHPARGALGAGERPLAMADREDLLQRCMTALSRPGVNGFLGTAEIIEDLTLLGALDGKLVWGSMNRIGLQGASFEMDDRFGAYDAEGIEASHLDGGKMLTRVNYADPASAATLEASAKAIDSLSERGLNAMIEPFISRWEGGRIVNDISEEAVIRSICIAQALGRSSAHTWLKLPCVSGPASMRRVMASTSLPSLILGGEVSADPEATRASWAAALELPNVRGLVVGRSLLYPGNDDVKAAVDAAVALL; translated from the coding sequence ATGAGCGCATCACCCACCCCTGCCGCCTCCGCCTCGGGGCCGCGGCCGCTGACCGACGCCGTCACCGAGATCCGGGCCACCGACCCCGGCCGTATCGGTCGGGCGCTGGCCCAGCGCCCCCGCGCCGACCTGGCCGGGGCCGGGCGCCTCATGGTCATCGCCTGCGACCACCCGGCCCGCGGGGCCCTGGGGGCGGGGGAGCGGCCCCTGGCGATGGCCGACCGTGAGGACCTCCTCCAGCGCTGCATGACGGCCCTGTCCCGCCCCGGCGTCAACGGGTTCCTGGGAACCGCGGAGATCATCGAGGACCTGACGCTCCTGGGCGCCCTGGACGGCAAGCTCGTGTGGGGCTCCATGAACCGGATCGGCCTCCAGGGGGCCTCCTTCGAGATGGATGACCGCTTCGGCGCCTACGACGCCGAGGGCATCGAGGCCTCTCACCTCGACGGCGGCAAGATGCTCACCCGCGTCAACTACGCCGACCCCGCCAGCGCCGCCACCCTCGAGGCCAGCGCCAAGGCCATCGACTCCCTGTCCGAGCGCGGGCTGAACGCGATGATCGAGCCCTTCATCTCGCGGTGGGAGGGCGGCCGGATCGTCAACGACATCAGCGAGGAGGCCGTCATCCGCTCGATCTGCATCGCCCAGGCGCTGGGGCGCAGCTCGGCGCACACCTGGCTCAAGCTGCCCTGCGTCAGCGGCCCCGCCTCAATGCGGCGCGTCATGGCCTCCACCTCCCTGCCCAGCCTCATTCTGGGCGGCGAGGTCTCGGCCGACCCCGAGGCCACCCGGGCTTCCTGGGCGGCCGCCCTCGAGCTGCCCAATGTCAGGGGGCTGGTCGTGGGCCGCTCCCTGCTCTACCCGGGCAATGACGACGTCAAGGCCGCCGTCGACGCCGCCGTCGCCCTGCTGTGA
- a CDS encoding GntR family transcriptional regulator: MSDSTSPFALDITIDRDSKTPLHTQISEPLASLILDGTLPAGSRLEDELSMAKRLKVSRPTARQALQHLVDRGLVKRRRGVGTIVSPMHVHRPMQLTSLLSDLSAAGHTTSTSVLDYTEHEADAEAAEHLEVEEGTAVVTCTRIRCADGEPIAVLSNLMPAAIAPTREELETGGLYDLLRAQDAIPTAAKQTIGARNASAREADLLHERRRAALMTATRITYDQSGRVIEYGQHIYRASRYTFETSLFSS, translated from the coding sequence ATGTCTGATTCAACATCCCCTTTCGCCCTCGACATCACGATCGACCGCGACTCCAAGACGCCGTTGCACACGCAAATTTCTGAGCCCCTGGCCTCACTCATCCTCGACGGCACACTGCCGGCCGGCAGCCGCCTGGAGGACGAGCTCTCGATGGCCAAGCGACTGAAGGTCTCCCGCCCCACAGCGCGCCAGGCCCTTCAGCACCTGGTGGACCGCGGCCTGGTCAAGCGCCGTCGGGGCGTGGGCACGATCGTCTCCCCCATGCACGTCCACCGGCCGATGCAGCTGACCAGCCTGCTGTCGGACCTGTCCGCGGCCGGCCACACGACCTCCACGAGCGTGCTGGACTACACCGAGCACGAGGCCGACGCCGAGGCCGCCGAGCACCTCGAGGTCGAGGAGGGCACCGCCGTCGTGACCTGCACCCGCATTCGCTGCGCCGACGGTGAGCCGATCGCGGTGCTGTCCAACCTCATGCCGGCGGCCATCGCCCCCACCCGCGAGGAGCTGGAGACCGGGGGCCTCTACGACCTGCTGCGCGCCCAGGACGCCATCCCCACCGCGGCCAAGCAGACCATCGGGGCCCGCAACGCCTCCGCCCGCGAGGCCGACCTCCTCCATGAGCGACGCCGCGCCGCCCTGATGACCGCCACCCGCATCACCTACGACCAGTCGGGCCGCGTCATCGAGTACGGGCAGCACATCTACCGCGCCTCGCGCTACACCTTCGAGACCTCGCTGTTCTCCAGCTAG
- a CDS encoding Gfo/Idh/MocA family protein gives MTVRIGLIGAGGMGRAHLARIAGVLSGGEIVAVADINHEAAVSAAQPYGAKAYDSADDLINDPDVDAVLIATFGKVHAPDVIKAVEAGKYVLCEKPLATTAEDCIAIMEAEQKAGKKLVTVGFMRRFDAAYNEMKKVLDDGDNGRALLVHNRHRNPTVPESYTSRMAIDDTAIHEIDTMRWLLDEEIVKVRVERPRSTTHRFDHLIDPVVVVMYTESGVRIDDEVNVNLQYAYSIECELVLETAAVRLGDQERIHIRDIHGNRNAMCQSHIDRFEDAFNREVQEWINAVARDEHTGSTSWDGYAATSVVDAAVASLEDESSPMVDVTLIDKPAFYA, from the coding sequence ATGACTGTACGCATCGGACTCATCGGCGCCGGCGGCATGGGCCGCGCCCACCTGGCCCGCATCGCGGGCGTCCTGTCCGGCGGCGAGATCGTCGCCGTGGCCGACATCAACCACGAGGCCGCGGTCTCGGCCGCGCAGCCCTACGGCGCCAAGGCCTACGACAGCGCCGACGATCTCATCAACGACCCGGACGTCGACGCCGTCCTCATCGCCACCTTCGGCAAGGTCCACGCCCCGGACGTCATCAAGGCTGTCGAGGCCGGCAAGTACGTCCTGTGCGAGAAGCCGCTGGCCACCACCGCCGAGGACTGCATCGCCATCATGGAGGCCGAGCAGAAGGCCGGCAAGAAGCTCGTCACCGTGGGCTTCATGCGCCGCTTCGACGCCGCCTACAACGAGATGAAGAAGGTCCTCGACGACGGCGACAACGGACGGGCCCTCCTGGTCCACAACCGTCACCGCAACCCCACCGTGCCGGAGTCCTACACCTCGCGCATGGCCATCGACGACACGGCGATCCACGAGATCGACACGATGCGCTGGCTCCTGGACGAGGAGATCGTCAAGGTGCGCGTCGAGCGCCCGAGGTCCACCACCCACCGCTTCGACCACCTCATCGACCCGGTCGTCGTCGTCATGTACACCGAGTCCGGCGTGCGCATCGACGACGAGGTCAACGTCAACCTGCAGTACGCCTACTCCATCGAGTGCGAGCTCGTGCTGGAGACCGCCGCGGTGAGGCTGGGCGACCAGGAGCGGATCCACATCCGCGACATCCACGGCAACCGCAACGCCATGTGCCAGTCGCACATCGACCGCTTCGAGGACGCCTTCAACCGCGAGGTGCAGGAGTGGATCAACGCCGTGGCCCGCGACGAGCACACCGGCTCGACCTCCTGGGACGGCTACGCGGCCACCTCCGTGGTCGACGCGGCGGTCGCGTCACTGGAGGACGAGTCCTCGCCGATGGTCGACGTCACGCTCATCGACAAGCCCGCCTTCTACGCCTGA
- a CDS encoding transaldolase family protein, whose product MSIDYTPGPLLDAARNTPTALWNDSADPDELRQSISFGGVGATCNPTIAYTCINQRKDVWLPRIAELAEEMPEATESEIGWQVVREMSIEAATLLEPIFEEHKGRNGRLSMQTDPRLARSAKALADQAEEFSNLAKNIIVKIPATSVGVEAIEDATYRGVSVNVTVSFSVPQAVATGEAIERGLKRREAEGKDVSTMGPVVTLMGGRLDDWLKIVAKRDKLFIDPGHLEWGGVAALKRAYQEFQARGLRARVLSAAFRNVLQWSELVGGDLVVSPPFAWQKLINDSDYKVVERIDEPVAPEIMETLLSIPEFVRAYEPDGMTPEEFDSFGATRRTLRGFLQADADLDALVRDVIMPQP is encoded by the coding sequence ATGAGCATCGACTACACCCCCGGACCCCTTCTCGACGCCGCCCGCAACACGCCCACCGCCCTGTGGAACGACTCAGCCGACCCCGACGAGCTGCGCCAGTCCATCTCCTTCGGCGGTGTGGGCGCCACCTGCAACCCCACCATCGCCTACACCTGCATCAACCAGCGCAAGGACGTGTGGCTCCCCCGCATCGCCGAGCTGGCCGAGGAGATGCCCGAGGCCACCGAGTCCGAGATCGGCTGGCAGGTCGTACGCGAGATGAGCATCGAGGCCGCCACGCTGCTCGAGCCCATCTTCGAGGAGCACAAGGGACGCAACGGCCGCCTGTCGATGCAGACCGACCCGCGCCTGGCCCGCAGCGCCAAGGCCCTGGCCGACCAGGCCGAGGAGTTCTCCAACCTGGCCAAGAACATCATCGTCAAGATCCCCGCGACCTCCGTGGGCGTCGAGGCCATCGAGGACGCCACCTACCGGGGCGTGTCGGTCAACGTCACCGTCTCCTTCTCCGTGCCCCAGGCCGTGGCCACCGGTGAGGCCATCGAGCGCGGCCTCAAGCGCCGCGAGGCCGAGGGCAAGGACGTCTCCACCATGGGCCCGGTCGTCACCCTCATGGGCGGTCGCCTGGACGACTGGCTCAAGATCGTGGCCAAGCGGGACAAGCTCTTCATCGACCCCGGTCACCTGGAGTGGGGCGGCGTGGCCGCCCTGAAGCGCGCCTACCAGGAGTTCCAGGCCCGCGGCCTGCGCGCCCGCGTGCTGTCGGCCGCCTTCCGCAACGTGCTGCAGTGGTCCGAGCTGGTCGGCGGCGACCTGGTCGTCTCCCCGCCCTTCGCCTGGCAGAAGCTCATCAACGACTCCGACTACAAGGTCGTGGAGCGCATCGACGAGCCCGTGGCCCCCGAGATCATGGAGACGCTCCTGTCGATCCCGGAGTTCGTGCGCGCCTACGAGCCCGACGGCATGACGCCCGAGGAGTTCGACTCCTTCGGTGCGACCCGCCGCACCCTGCGCGGCTTCCTCCAGGCCGACGCCGACCTGGACGCCCTGGTGCGCGACGTCATCATGCCCCAGCCCTGA
- a CDS encoding CoA-acylating methylmalonate-semialdehyde dehydrogenase, with product MRTIAHWVDGKYYEGNPIGRFAVENPGTGEVEAELLQASDADLDHAVEVARRAQKEWAKVSLAKRTAIMFRMRQLVLDHQDEMAKMIVAEHGKNYSDAVGEIQRGRETLDFATAINLALKGEHSFDISTGVDIHTLRQPVGVVAGICPFNFPAMVPMWMHPIAIATGNAFVLKPASATPSAALLTAELYKEAGLPDGVFNVVSGNRTMVSKVLEHPGIDAISFVGSTPVAHIVQDTGVTHGKRVQALGGANNHAIVMPDSDLDFAAQHISAAAFGAAGERCMALPVVVAVGGCGPDLARRVKAHAEKIKVGYGMDEGVEMGPVIDAKSKEFITGLIDDAEAKGAEVVLDGRPLVIPGHEKGHFLGPTIVDNVSLESSLYTEEVFGPVLAIVHADTYEEAIKQVNSSPFGNGAAIFTNDGGVARRFELDVEAGMVGINVPIPTPVAYYSFGGWKESLLGDTHIHGPEGVRFYTRAKAVTTRWPSEKTYAATMSFQREE from the coding sequence ATGAGAACCATTGCGCACTGGGTTGACGGAAAGTACTACGAGGGAAATCCGATCGGCCGCTTCGCCGTCGAGAACCCGGGAACCGGTGAGGTCGAGGCCGAGCTGCTCCAGGCCTCCGACGCCGACCTCGACCACGCCGTCGAGGTGGCCCGCCGAGCCCAGAAGGAGTGGGCGAAGGTCTCGCTGGCCAAGCGCACCGCCATCATGTTCCGCATGCGCCAGCTGGTCCTGGACCACCAGGACGAGATGGCCAAGATGATCGTGGCCGAGCACGGCAAGAACTACTCCGACGCCGTCGGCGAGATCCAGCGCGGGCGCGAGACCCTCGACTTCGCCACCGCCATCAACCTGGCCCTCAAGGGCGAGCACTCCTTCGACATCTCCACCGGCGTGGACATCCACACCCTGCGTCAGCCGGTCGGCGTCGTCGCCGGCATCTGCCCCTTCAACTTCCCGGCCATGGTGCCCATGTGGATGCACCCCATTGCCATCGCCACCGGTAACGCCTTCGTCCTCAAGCCGGCCTCGGCCACGCCCTCGGCGGCCCTGCTGACGGCCGAGCTCTACAAGGAGGCCGGCCTGCCCGACGGCGTCTTCAACGTCGTCTCCGGCAACCGCACCATGGTCTCCAAGGTTCTCGAGCACCCCGGCATCGACGCGATCTCCTTCGTGGGCTCCACCCCGGTGGCCCACATCGTCCAGGACACCGGCGTCACCCACGGCAAACGCGTCCAGGCCCTGGGCGGGGCGAACAACCACGCCATCGTCATGCCCGACTCAGACCTGGACTTCGCCGCCCAGCACATCTCCGCCGCCGCCTTCGGGGCCGCCGGCGAGCGCTGCATGGCCCTGCCCGTCGTCGTGGCCGTGGGCGGCTGCGGACCGGACCTGGCCCGTCGCGTCAAGGCCCACGCCGAGAAGATCAAGGTCGGCTACGGCATGGACGAGGGCGTTGAGATGGGCCCGGTCATCGACGCCAAGTCCAAGGAGTTCATCACCGGCCTCATCGACGACGCCGAGGCCAAGGGGGCCGAGGTCGTCCTCGACGGCCGCCCGCTGGTCATCCCCGGACACGAGAAGGGTCACTTCCTCGGCCCGACCATCGTCGACAACGTCTCCCTGGAGTCCTCGCTCTACACCGAGGAGGTCTTCGGGCCGGTGCTCGCGATCGTCCACGCCGACACCTACGAGGAGGCCATCAAGCAGGTCAACTCCTCGCCCTTCGGCAACGGCGCGGCCATCTTCACCAACGACGGCGGCGTGGCCCGTCGCTTCGAGCTCGACGTCGAGGCCGGCATGGTGGGCATCAACGTGCCGATCCCCACGCCGGTGGCCTACTACTCCTTCGGCGGCTGGAAGGAGTCGCTCCTGGGCGACACCCACATCCACGGCCCTGAGGGCGTGCGGTTCTACACCCGCGCCAAGGCGGTCACCACCCGCTGGCCCTCGGAGAAGACCTACGCCGCGACCATGTCCTTCCAGCGCGAGGAGTAG